Proteins from one Hymenobacter gelipurpurascens genomic window:
- the bamA gene encoding outer membrane protein assembly factor BamA: MSSSYHKAFQVLAITLSLGVAASEAALAQTVPAATSGQEPQRYTLGGITISGARYLDSNTLIGLTGLKIGDPITIPGEEVGKAIRKLWDQGILGDVSVSVDHFEGSKVFLDFNLKERPRLSKFDFTGIGKSQADELKNKIKLIRGKVVTDALLSNTKAQVRKFYTNKGFLDTKVNIVQVPDSSLSNSVSLNISVDKGDKVRIHDIVFEGNEAFKDGALKGKFKKTKEKKFPKILNSGKFQRTEFEEDKKKLIDFYNAQGYRDAVVVSDSLSRDQKGLILTVRVDEGPKYYFRNITWNGNYLYDDKTLASVLAIKEGSVYSKETLDKRLNYNPTGQDVTSLYMNDGYLFFQIEPVETKVEGDSIDIEMRITEGVQARVKEINIAGNTKTSDHVVRRALYTLPGDKFSREQLIRSQRELATLGYFDPEKIGMNPVPNQADGTVDINYTVEEKPSDQITLSGGWGGYAGFIGTVGLVFNNFSLRKASSLRNWTPVPAGDGQRLSLNVQANGLQYQAYSFSFTEPWLGGRKPNSFSFSLNKSIQRLGTNFDPKTGQSIKVNSASVSLGRRLRWPDDYFTLSNSLSYSQYKLQNYNIFENFTNGNANNFTFNTTLSRNSIDNPTFTRRGSTLALSVNLTPPYSLFPGSHPNLNEWVEFHKWMFDASWFSPLIGKLVLNTRAHFGFIGSYNSSRQIGPFERFKLGGSGLGQGGSANFLVGTEYVGLRGYADPNDPESIPASQQRSNGGVVYNKYVLEMRYPVSLNPAATVYVLGFAEAGNSFERYTDYNPYKLYRSAGLGARIFMSAFGLLGFDYGWGFDKVPVVSPGQKQTMGRFHFIIGQQIR, encoded by the coding sequence ATGAGTTCTTCCTATCATAAAGCTTTCCAGGTACTCGCTATAACCTTATCGTTGGGGGTAGCTGCCAGCGAAGCTGCCTTGGCTCAAACGGTGCCAGCAGCAACCTCTGGCCAGGAGCCCCAGCGTTATACATTGGGGGGAATTACAATTAGTGGTGCCCGATACCTCGATTCCAACACGCTAATCGGACTGACGGGCTTGAAAATCGGCGACCCTATCACAATTCCTGGCGAGGAAGTCGGCAAAGCTATCCGGAAACTCTGGGACCAAGGAATTCTAGGGGACGTCAGCGTGAGCGTTGATCATTTTGAAGGTTCCAAAGTATTCCTGGACTTCAACCTGAAGGAGCGCCCGCGCCTGTCGAAGTTTGATTTCACAGGCATTGGCAAGAGCCAAGCCGACGAGCTGAAGAATAAGATCAAGCTTATTCGGGGCAAGGTGGTGACGGATGCGTTGCTCAGCAACACCAAGGCGCAGGTGCGGAAGTTCTACACCAACAAGGGCTTCCTGGATACAAAAGTGAACATCGTGCAAGTGCCCGATTCTTCACTTTCCAACAGTGTGTCGCTCAACATCAGCGTCGACAAAGGTGATAAAGTTCGCATCCACGATATCGTGTTTGAAGGCAACGAGGCGTTCAAAGACGGTGCCCTGAAAGGCAAGTTCAAGAAGACGAAGGAGAAGAAATTTCCCAAAATCCTGAACTCCGGCAAATTCCAGCGCACAGAGTTTGAGGAGGATAAGAAGAAGCTGATTGATTTCTACAACGCGCAGGGCTACCGCGATGCTGTAGTGGTATCAGACTCCCTCTCCAGAGATCAGAAAGGTCTGATCCTGACGGTGCGCGTGGATGAAGGACCGAAATACTACTTCCGTAACATTACCTGGAACGGCAATTACCTCTATGACGATAAGACACTGGCTTCGGTGCTGGCTATCAAAGAAGGCAGTGTTTACAGCAAAGAGACGCTGGATAAGCGCCTAAACTACAACCCAACTGGCCAAGACGTAACCTCGCTCTACATGAACGATGGGTATCTGTTCTTCCAGATTGAGCCGGTAGAGACAAAGGTGGAAGGCGACTCGATTGATATCGAGATGCGCATTACGGAAGGTGTGCAGGCGCGGGTTAAGGAGATTAACATTGCCGGAAACACCAAGACTTCCGACCATGTAGTGCGTCGGGCATTGTATACGTTGCCCGGCGATAAATTCAGCCGCGAGCAGCTCATTCGTTCCCAGCGCGAACTGGCCACACTAGGGTATTTTGACCCCGAGAAAATCGGGATGAACCCTGTGCCCAACCAAGCAGATGGAACTGTTGATATCAACTACACGGTAGAAGAGAAGCCTTCTGATCAGATTACGCTTTCGGGCGGTTGGGGCGGCTACGCTGGCTTTATCGGTACCGTAGGCCTGGTATTCAACAACTTCTCGCTGCGCAAAGCCAGCAGCCTCCGCAACTGGACGCCGGTGCCCGCCGGTGATGGGCAGCGCCTCTCGTTGAACGTGCAGGCGAATGGCCTACAGTATCAGGCCTATTCGTTCTCCTTCACGGAACCGTGGCTGGGTGGCCGCAAGCCAAACTCTTTCTCTTTCAGCCTGAACAAGAGCATCCAGCGTCTGGGCACCAACTTCGACCCCAAAACAGGGCAGTCGATCAAGGTAAACAGCGCATCTGTAAGCCTAGGCCGCCGTCTGCGCTGGCCCGATGACTACTTTACGCTCAGTAATTCGCTGTCGTATAGCCAGTACAAGCTTCAGAACTACAACATCTTCGAGAACTTCACGAACGGCAACGCGAACAACTTCACGTTCAACACCACGTTGTCGCGCAACAGTATCGACAACCCGACCTTCACCCGTCGGGGCTCTACCTTGGCGCTGAGTGTAAACCTGACGCCGCCTTATTCCTTGTTCCCGGGCTCGCACCCGAACTTGAATGAGTGGGTAGAATTCCATAAGTGGATGTTTGATGCTTCGTGGTTCTCGCCGCTGATAGGTAAGCTGGTTCTGAACACGCGGGCACACTTTGGCTTTATCGGTAGCTACAACAGCAGCCGACAAATTGGCCCATTTGAGCGCTTTAAGTTGGGTGGTTCTGGCCTAGGCCAGGGCGGTTCGGCAAACTTCCTGGTAGGTACGGAATATGTAGGCCTACGCGGCTACGCTGACCCCAATGACCCGGAATCTATACCTGCTTCGCAGCAGCGCTCCAATGGTGGCGTAGTGTACAACAAGTATGTACTGGAAATGCGCTATCCGGTGAGCTTGAACCCGGCTGCAACGGTTTATGTTCTAGGCTTTGCAGAGGCAGGCAACTCTTTTGAGCGGTATACCGACTATAACCCTTACAAGCTGTACCGTTCAGCTGGCCTAGGAGCCCGTATCTTCATGTCGGCATTTGGTTTGCTAGGCTTTGACTACGGATGGGGCTTCGACAAGGTGCCCGTTGTTTCCCCCGGTCAAAAGCAGACCATGGGACGTTTCCACTTCATCATCGGTCAGCAGATCCGTTAA
- a CDS encoding OmpH family outer membrane protein, translating into MNKLLTWMLAALLLCAVAPVAQAQKFGYVDSEFIMGKMPAYTQAQQELNTLSANWQKDIESQKKDLDKLYRNYQAEEVVLTEPMKKKRQDEILKKEQDIKAYQNKIFGFEGQLFKKRQELTKPVQDQVFEAIEKVAKKKQLGIVFDKSGDLTMLYTNPVHDYTEFVLEELGLASPERNQPAQKGAVKSVSTPQTPAGSTDAVAEDAPAPTKTPTRTTTRPATRKN; encoded by the coding sequence ATGAATAAGTTACTGACGTGGATGCTGGCTGCACTACTGCTGTGCGCTGTAGCTCCGGTGGCGCAAGCCCAGAAATTCGGATACGTAGATTCCGAATTCATTATGGGTAAAATGCCGGCCTATACACAGGCTCAACAGGAGCTGAATACACTCTCAGCAAACTGGCAGAAAGACATTGAGAGTCAGAAAAAAGACCTTGATAAGCTTTATCGGAATTATCAGGCCGAGGAAGTCGTTCTGACAGAGCCGATGAAGAAAAAACGGCAGGACGAAATCCTGAAGAAGGAGCAAGACATCAAGGCGTATCAAAACAAGATATTCGGTTTTGAAGGTCAGCTTTTCAAGAAGCGCCAAGAGCTAACCAAACCAGTGCAGGACCAGGTGTTTGAGGCTATTGAAAAAGTAGCCAAGAAAAAGCAGCTCGGAATTGTGTTTGATAAGTCGGGCGACCTGACCATGCTGTACACCAATCCTGTGCATGATTACACAGAGTTTGTGCTGGAAGAGCTAGGTTTGGCTTCACCGGAGCGCAACCAGCCAGCCCAGAAAGGCGCTGTGAAGTCTGTCTCGACACCACAAACTCCTGCTGGCAGCACCGATGCTGTAGCGGAGGATGCTCCGGCCCCGACCAAAACACCGACGCGCACGACTACACGGCCGGCAACTCGAAAAAATTAA
- a CDS encoding OmpH family outer membrane protein, producing the protein MNKFRVALAVAVLTFTTATASMAQTAAPLKIGYTSVEYVLSQMPESKQIESQLKDYSTQLKNQLDAKAAEFRTKGEAYQKGAATMTEVVRTDKERELQGMQQSIQEFQQSAENSLQQKQQALLKPALDKLQKTIDAVADENGFTYILNSDGASPVLLHGPKDGDVSDLILKKMGITPGAAQAAAKVTTPAAAPASTPAAPSKTKTKTKK; encoded by the coding sequence ATGAACAAATTCCGCGTTGCACTGGCTGTTGCCGTTCTTACCTTCACTACGGCTACGGCTTCCATGGCTCAGACGGCCGCACCGCTGAAAATTGGCTATACCAGCGTAGAATATGTGCTGAGCCAGATGCCCGAAAGCAAGCAGATTGAGTCGCAGCTGAAAGACTATAGCACGCAACTGAAAAATCAGCTGGATGCCAAAGCAGCCGAATTCCGCACCAAAGGAGAGGCCTACCAAAAAGGTGCCGCTACCATGACAGAAGTAGTTCGCACCGACAAGGAGCGTGAACTACAAGGCATGCAGCAGTCTATCCAGGAGTTTCAGCAGAGTGCAGAAAACTCTCTGCAGCAGAAGCAGCAAGCCTTGCTGAAGCCTGCTCTGGATAAGCTGCAGAAAACTATTGATGCAGTGGCTGACGAAAACGGCTTCACGTACATCCTGAACTCGGATGGTGCCAGCCCAGTGCTGCTGCACGGCCCTAAGGACGGTGACGTTTCCGATCTGATTCTGAAGAAAATGGGCATCACGCCAGGTGCTGCTCAGGCAGCAGCCAAGGTAACTACGCCTGCTGCGGCTCCAGCTTCTACCCCCGCTGCTCCCAGCAAGACCAAAACTAAAACCAAGAAGTAG
- a CDS encoding RluA family pseudouridine synthase translates to MMEPEELDQQLPLLPAPDSEGEGDGEDELYEHHRIRADKKQELLRLDKFLLNRLANTSRTRIQNAIKAEAVQVNDRVVKSNYRVKPLDVITITLPEPPREFKVVPEPMDLDIRYEDSELLLVNKPAGLVVHPAFGNWQGTLVNGLAYHLSNLPTGRNGEIRPGLVHRIDKDTSGLLVVGKSEWAMTHLSQQFFHHTIERTYLALVWGVPKESTGTIRGHIGRSLKDRKVQAVYPAGEQGKHAVTHYKVLRSFGTVSLLQCNLETGRTHQIRAHMKHIGHPLFGDATYGGDKIVYGQRTGAYKVFAEKALEIMPRQALHAKSLGFIHPTTHEQLHFEVELPADFEAVLAKWEQYEQQ, encoded by the coding sequence ATGATGGAGCCCGAAGAACTAGACCAACAACTTCCTCTCTTGCCCGCCCCTGACTCAGAGGGAGAAGGAGATGGGGAGGACGAACTGTACGAGCATCACCGCATCCGGGCAGACAAAAAGCAAGAGCTGCTGCGCCTAGATAAGTTTTTGCTCAACCGCCTAGCTAATACGTCTCGCACGCGCATTCAGAATGCTATTAAAGCCGAGGCAGTTCAGGTAAACGACCGAGTGGTTAAGTCTAACTACCGCGTCAAACCCCTTGATGTGATTACCATCACGCTGCCGGAGCCGCCGCGTGAGTTCAAGGTAGTGCCGGAGCCCATGGATCTGGACATCCGGTACGAGGATAGTGAGTTGCTCTTAGTAAACAAACCAGCGGGCTTGGTCGTACATCCGGCGTTTGGCAACTGGCAGGGTACATTGGTCAACGGACTGGCCTACCACCTCAGCAATCTGCCTACGGGCCGCAATGGCGAAATACGCCCTGGCCTAGTACACCGGATTGATAAGGATACGTCGGGTCTGCTGGTGGTAGGGAAATCAGAATGGGCGATGACGCACCTGTCTCAGCAGTTTTTTCATCATACAATCGAGCGCACCTACTTAGCTCTTGTATGGGGAGTGCCAAAGGAATCTACAGGCACCATTCGGGGGCATATCGGGCGCAGCCTGAAGGACCGGAAGGTGCAAGCCGTATATCCTGCTGGTGAACAAGGAAAGCATGCTGTAACGCACTACAAAGTACTGCGCTCATTCGGGACAGTATCCTTGCTCCAATGCAACCTCGAAACAGGGCGTACGCATCAAATTAGAGCGCACATGAAGCACATAGGCCACCCGTTGTTTGGCGATGCCACCTACGGAGGAGATAAGATAGTATATGGGCAACGCACTGGTGCCTATAAGGTATTTGCCGAAAAGGCGCTGGAGATAATGCCGCGCCAAGCGTTACACGCAAAATCACTCGGCTTTATTCATCCAACAACGCACGAGCAGCTACACTTCGAAGTAGAGTTGCCCGCCGACTTTGAGGCCGTTCTTGCCAAGTGGGAGCAATACGAGCAGCAATAG
- a CDS encoding tetratricopeptide repeat protein, producing the protein MNFKPWKLTLLAALSVSGSAALAQNTSTAQKAIDLERYSEARSTLLKQGGSVESNYELGRLYQMRDMSDSAAYYFNRIPLNQKDPVTMVAAGRAALAQNKTAEAQIQFDNAVKASKGKDAKVYTMIAQAYAESNITDITKALTYVDAAQKLNKGKDDPALMIARGDIYLKTEQGGGEAMNSYERATMADPNNVKAYVRKGQLNVRARSYNEAKTNFDKAISLDPNYAPAYNYLAETYYFAGRYDDALAQFQKYSSLAEKSPATDIKNASFLYLTKKYPEALVEIDKALVSNPNDLTMNRLRAYSLYETGKNDEALAAMQKYMQLASAGNKVITEDNVYYGKMLIKGGKTSEGAAIIKKAIAADPKKATELQNELAQAYLAAKDYPNAIATYKTRMAATNGGELTDKVYLGRAYEMNGQYAQADSLYGLVVKERPTYVPGYQMRARANANIDKDSKQGLAKPYYEKYIEVASGADAAKYKSGLIEANKYLGSYYLFTKNDKTASLPYWQQVLALDPADAQAKTAVDEITKPKAASKAPVKRK; encoded by the coding sequence ATGAACTTCAAGCCCTGGAAGCTAACGCTCCTCGCTGCCTTGTCTGTTTCCGGCTCTGCCGCTCTTGCCCAGAATACCTCAACCGCTCAAAAAGCCATTGATCTGGAGCGTTATAGCGAAGCCCGGTCAACGTTGCTTAAGCAAGGTGGCTCTGTTGAGTCTAATTACGAACTAGGCCGTCTGTATCAGATGCGCGACATGTCCGACTCAGCAGCTTACTATTTCAATCGTATCCCACTGAATCAGAAGGATCCGGTTACTATGGTTGCAGCTGGCCGCGCTGCTTTAGCCCAGAACAAAACGGCTGAAGCACAAATCCAGTTTGACAATGCCGTGAAAGCATCTAAAGGCAAAGATGCCAAGGTGTACACGATGATTGCACAGGCCTACGCCGAATCAAACATCACGGACATTACGAAAGCGCTGACCTATGTAGATGCTGCTCAGAAGCTGAACAAAGGCAAAGATGATCCGGCGTTGATGATTGCTCGGGGTGATATCTACCTCAAGACGGAGCAGGGTGGCGGCGAAGCCATGAACAGCTATGAGCGTGCTACAATGGCTGACCCCAACAACGTGAAAGCGTATGTGCGCAAAGGCCAGCTGAACGTTCGGGCACGTTCGTACAACGAAGCAAAAACCAACTTCGACAAGGCTATTAGCCTTGACCCGAACTATGCGCCGGCCTACAACTACCTGGCTGAGACGTACTACTTCGCGGGCCGTTACGATGACGCACTGGCTCAGTTCCAGAAGTACTCTTCGTTGGCGGAAAAATCTCCGGCTACGGATATCAAAAACGCTTCCTTCCTCTATTTGACGAAGAAGTATCCGGAGGCTCTGGTAGAGATTGACAAGGCGTTGGTCAGCAACCCAAATGACCTGACCATGAACCGTCTGCGGGCTTACTCGCTGTACGAAACCGGTAAGAACGATGAAGCTTTGGCTGCCATGCAGAAATACATGCAGTTGGCTAGCGCTGGCAACAAAGTGATTACCGAAGACAACGTGTACTACGGTAAGATGCTGATCAAGGGTGGCAAAACCAGCGAAGGCGCTGCTATCATTAAGAAGGCTATTGCCGCTGACCCCAAGAAAGCCACAGAGCTGCAGAATGAGTTGGCACAGGCTTACCTGGCAGCTAAAGACTACCCGAATGCAATTGCCACTTACAAAACGCGTATGGCAGCTACTAACGGTGGTGAACTGACTGACAAGGTATACTTGGGCCGGGCTTATGAGATGAACGGGCAGTATGCACAAGCAGACAGCTTGTATGGCCTGGTTGTAAAGGAGCGCCCAACCTACGTACCGGGCTATCAGATGCGCGCCAGAGCAAATGCCAACATCGATAAAGACTCTAAGCAAGGCTTGGCAAAGCCGTACTACGAGAAATACATCGAAGTAGCATCTGGTGCTGATGCGGCCAAATACAAGAGCGGACTGATTGAGGCAAACAAGTACCTCGGTTCTTATTATCTCTTCACCAAGAACGATAAGACCGCCTCTCTCCCCTACTGGCAGCAAGTGCTGGCTTTAGACCCGGCAGATGCCCAAGCTAAAACAGCTGTTGATGAGATTACCAAGCCGAAAGCAGCTTCTAAAGCTCCTGTAAAGCGTAAGTAA
- a CDS encoding PstS family phosphate ABC transporter substrate-binding protein — protein MTMYANFRAAGAILALGGMLAGCNGGNSSTTASPTDTPTSGTISIGVDETFEPILKSQVDTFQKLYPSARIQALYQPEQNVIQSFLADNVRLAVISRDLTSQERGVLERLKLSPRSIRVGVDGVAVIVHPNNPDSLLTMPQLRGIFTGQQKQWAQVNSKNKSGDITVVFDNNNSSTARFVQDSVTRGVALAKGAFASKSNPALIEYVATHPNAIGVIGVNWISDRDDAAVQKFRKRIRVVGVSAKATNSGPDDYVQPYQAYLAQKKYPLRRELYVISREARAGLGTGFASFVAGNKGQLIMLKSGLMPATGQVRLIEVNSK, from the coding sequence ATGACGATGTACGCTAATTTCCGAGCAGCCGGCGCCATTTTAGCTTTGGGCGGAATGCTGGCGGGCTGTAATGGCGGAAACAGCTCTACTACGGCTTCCCCAACAGACACCCCAACTAGTGGTACCATTAGTATAGGTGTAGATGAGACTTTTGAGCCCATCTTAAAATCTCAGGTAGATACCTTTCAGAAGCTCTACCCCAGTGCCCGGATTCAAGCCTTATATCAGCCTGAACAGAATGTAATCCAGTCGTTTCTGGCTGATAACGTTCGACTAGCGGTTATATCCCGCGACCTTACCTCGCAGGAGAGAGGTGTATTGGAAAGACTTAAGCTTTCCCCCCGTTCTATCCGGGTGGGGGTTGACGGGGTGGCCGTTATTGTTCATCCAAACAATCCTGATTCTTTGCTGACTATGCCACAGTTACGTGGGATATTCACTGGCCAGCAAAAGCAATGGGCGCAGGTCAATAGCAAGAATAAGTCGGGAGATATTACCGTTGTTTTTGATAACAACAATTCCAGCACCGCTCGTTTTGTACAGGACTCCGTGACGCGAGGCGTTGCCTTAGCAAAAGGAGCATTTGCCTCAAAATCGAACCCAGCGCTGATAGAATACGTTGCTACTCATCCAAACGCTATTGGCGTCATTGGTGTCAATTGGATCAGTGACCGAGACGATGCTGCTGTCCAAAAATTCCGGAAGCGAATTCGGGTTGTAGGAGTAAGCGCAAAAGCAACTAACTCCGGGCCAGATGATTACGTTCAGCCGTATCAGGCATACCTGGCGCAGAAAAAATATCCACTACGTCGGGAGCTATACGTTATCAGCCGCGAGGCACGCGCCGGACTTGGCACCGGTTTTGCATCCTTCGTAGCAGGTAACAAAGGACAGCTTATCATGTTGAAATCTGGTTTGATGCCTGCAACCGGTCAAGTCCGGCTCATCGAAGTAAATTCTAAGTAA
- a CDS encoding energy transducer TonB, producing the protein MTTTTHTPLLSLDDIVFEGRNKAYGAYVLRRIYGRNLYTAVALATALMALLIAIPIVVQRIWPSTVVAAYIFELPPPVVHLTDIVIPKQETLPPPAARQAVVVRPPATALPTRVVPDEQVKPTVEPLKPVEATDGPSVVGPVASDGPTVGTVGDVSTGNDTAAHTTVPATTKPFIHVEEMPDFIGGQAALAKYLQRHLRYPASALREGVSGKVFVAFTVNSDGTIMDVEILKGLGYGTDEEASRVISSMPAWKPGRQNKHAVPVRYTLPITFRYE; encoded by the coding sequence ATGACCACGACCACGCACACCCCGCTCCTCTCTCTCGATGATATCGTCTTCGAGGGCCGCAACAAAGCTTATGGCGCTTATGTATTACGCCGCATTTATGGACGTAATCTTTATACGGCCGTTGCCTTGGCAACTGCGCTCATGGCATTGCTTATTGCAATTCCTATAGTGGTACAACGCATCTGGCCTAGCACAGTTGTGGCCGCATATATCTTTGAGCTTCCGCCACCCGTTGTACACTTAACTGATATCGTTATTCCTAAGCAGGAAACGTTGCCTCCACCAGCCGCACGCCAAGCCGTAGTAGTGCGGCCTCCTGCTACTGCCCTCCCGACAAGGGTTGTTCCTGATGAACAGGTGAAACCTACTGTGGAACCGCTTAAGCCAGTGGAAGCTACTGATGGCCCTTCTGTTGTAGGTCCCGTTGCCTCTGATGGGCCTACTGTAGGAACTGTTGGCGATGTTAGTACTGGCAATGATACCGCTGCGCATACCACGGTACCCGCCACTACGAAACCGTTTATTCATGTGGAAGAGATGCCTGACTTTATCGGAGGGCAAGCTGCTCTAGCTAAATATCTGCAGCGCCATTTACGCTATCCGGCATCTGCACTCCGCGAGGGTGTTTCAGGAAAAGTCTTCGTTGCCTTTACAGTCAATTCCGACGGCACCATCATGGATGTGGAGATTTTGAAAGGCTTGGGCTACGGTACCGATGAAGAAGCTTCGCGAGTTATTAGCTCCATGCCTGCTTGGAAACCTGGCCGTCAGAACAAACACGCTGTGCCTGTCCGCTACACTCTTCCTATAACATTCCGGTACGAATAG
- a CDS encoding energy transducer TonB: MDNTQLAKASLDDIVFEGRNKAYGAYVIRRVYGKHVTRAVLLAVAFFALMIAFPLLARMLKKEEVVKDDAMLKVNELMEAPPLDATKPPPPPPPPPDAPPPPPPKLSTVKFTPPVVKKDEEVKKVEEIPDQEELKEKTVADVTVKGNTDNPADLAGLEPGEGTKAVEEVVESKPYTYVEQMPVFPGGQEALLAYIGKNIKYPAMALRNQVEGRVFIKFVVGADGSVTNAEVQKGIGAGCDEESLRVIKNLPKFTPGKQNGRAVPVYFTVPVTFAIK; this comes from the coding sequence ATGGACAACACACAGTTGGCCAAAGCCTCCCTCGACGACATCGTTTTCGAGGGGCGCAATAAGGCCTATGGAGCCTACGTAATCCGGCGGGTGTATGGTAAGCACGTGACCCGTGCAGTGCTTCTCGCAGTTGCTTTTTTTGCTCTCATGATTGCGTTCCCCCTGTTGGCGCGCATGTTGAAGAAAGAAGAAGTGGTGAAGGATGATGCAATGCTGAAGGTGAATGAGCTGATGGAAGCACCTCCGCTGGATGCTACAAAGCCCCCACCCCCACCGCCGCCGCCACCAGACGCGCCGCCGCCGCCGCCACCAAAGCTTTCCACTGTTAAGTTCACACCTCCCGTCGTAAAGAAGGATGAGGAAGTGAAAAAAGTAGAGGAAATTCCTGATCAGGAAGAGCTGAAGGAGAAAACAGTGGCTGACGTAACTGTGAAAGGCAATACTGACAACCCTGCCGACTTGGCTGGCCTAGAACCTGGTGAAGGAACCAAGGCTGTTGAAGAGGTGGTTGAAAGCAAGCCTTACACGTATGTAGAGCAAATGCCGGTATTCCCCGGTGGTCAGGAAGCTTTGTTGGCTTACATCGGTAAGAACATCAAGTATCCGGCCATGGCACTACGTAACCAAGTTGAAGGCCGTGTATTTATCAAATTCGTAGTAGGTGCCGATGGCTCTGTTACGAATGCTGAAGTGCAGAAAGGCATTGGGGCTGGTTGCGACGAAGAATCTCTTCGCGTAATCAAGAACCTACCTAAATTCACTCCAGGTAAGCAAAATGGTCGTGCAGTACCAGTATACTTTACTGTTCCTGTGACGTTTGCTATCAAGTAA
- a CDS encoding ExbD/TolR family protein, giving the protein MAEIQQQASGGGKGGKKRAKKMSTKIDMTPMVDLAFLLLTFFMLTTTFSKPTVMQVTMPVKEKKEDDPTVLKASDAFTVLLGENNKIYYYEGLLDATTKPELKLSSYDANGIRKTLLDRRRANPGTVVLIKPDDKSNYKNMVDILDEMNITDQKKYALVDISKSDQDLIKTSGL; this is encoded by the coding sequence ATGGCAGAAATCCAACAACAAGCCTCCGGTGGCGGAAAAGGCGGAAAGAAGCGGGCCAAGAAAATGTCGACCAAAATCGACATGACACCGATGGTGGACTTGGCCTTCCTGCTCCTCACCTTTTTCATGCTTACCACTACGTTCAGCAAACCGACCGTCATGCAGGTGACGATGCCGGTGAAGGAAAAGAAGGAAGATGATCCTACAGTACTAAAGGCATCTGACGCTTTTACAGTTTTGCTGGGCGAGAACAACAAAATCTACTATTACGAAGGCCTCTTGGATGCTACCACGAAGCCTGAGTTAAAGTTGAGCAGCTACGATGCCAACGGCATTCGTAAGACGCTGTTAGACCGTCGTCGTGCTAACCCCGGCACTGTAGTGCTAATTAAGCCAGACGATAAGTCGAACTACAAAAACATGGTCGACATCCTCGACGAAATGAACATTACTGACCAGAAAAAATATGCGTTAGTAGACATTTCGAAGTCGGATCAGGACCTGATTAAAACTTCTGGGTTATGA
- a CDS encoding ExbD/TolR family protein has product MPKVKPHRTSPSLDMTPMVDLAFLLVTFFMLTTKFAPEEAVVVDTPSSTSEIRLPESHVITIAVDKDKRVFFGMDDEEIKADLLKQVGAKYGVSFTAAQVQAFRGVATSFGTPIEKLPALLNLDSEQRKAYKQEGIPSDSLNNQLIEWVVTAQSLSRKQFSKPAYIAIKGDGQADVPTVKKVIKLMQEKNINRFNLITDLETKPVAGN; this is encoded by the coding sequence ATGCCCAAAGTAAAGCCTCATAGAACCTCACCATCGTTGGATATGACTCCGATGGTAGACTTGGCCTTTCTGCTGGTGACCTTCTTCATGCTCACCACTAAGTTTGCCCCGGAAGAGGCAGTAGTGGTCGATACCCCCTCCTCCACCTCAGAAATTCGCCTGCCGGAGTCTCACGTAATCACGATTGCGGTAGACAAAGACAAGCGCGTATTCTTCGGAATGGATGATGAGGAAATCAAGGCTGATTTGCTTAAGCAGGTTGGAGCCAAATACGGAGTGAGTTTCACTGCCGCTCAGGTTCAAGCCTTCCGAGGCGTTGCTACTAGCTTCGGAACCCCCATCGAAAAGCTGCCTGCTCTCCTTAATCTGGACAGCGAACAGCGTAAGGCTTATAAGCAGGAAGGCATACCTTCCGATTCGCTTAATAACCAACTTATCGAATGGGTGGTGACTGCACAGTCGCTCAGCCGTAAGCAGTTCAGTAAGCCCGCTTACATCGCCATAAAAGGCGATGGCCAAGCAGACGTACCGACGGTGAAGAAAGTCATCAAACTGATGCAGGAAAAGAACATTAACCGGTTCAACCTAATTACCGACCTCGAAACCAAACCGGTGGCCGGTAACTAA